The following coding sequences lie in one Bacteroidota bacterium genomic window:
- a CDS encoding purine-nucleoside phosphorylase, which yields MFEKLQQTVEFLKANTSITPEIGIILGTGLGGLVDDIDIVHSFGYEQIPNFPVSTVQGHQGRLIFGRLAGRDIVAMQGRFHFYEGYSMQEVTFPVRVMKMLGVRLLIVSNASGGLSPDFAIGDLMFIRDHINLMPNPLLGPNDDRLGPRFPDMSESYDHKVLQLAHKVARRAGIRVHEGVYVAVTGPTYETPAEYNFIRVIGGDAVGMSTVPEVIVARQMSLPVFAVSVISDLGVKGKIVEISHEEVIEAAKGAQPKLKTIIHELLKEYTA from the coding sequence ATGTTCGAAAAGCTTCAGCAAACAGTTGAATTTTTAAAAGCAAATACCAGTATCACCCCTGAAATCGGAATCATCCTCGGCACAGGTCTGGGAGGTCTTGTTGACGACATTGACATTGTGCACAGCTTTGGTTACGAGCAGATTCCCAACTTCCCTGTCTCAACTGTGCAGGGCCACCAGGGCAGATTGATTTTTGGCAGGCTGGCCGGCAGGGATATCGTAGCCATGCAGGGGCGTTTTCATTTTTATGAAGGCTACAGCATGCAGGAAGTTACCTTTCCTGTGCGGGTGATGAAAATGCTGGGCGTTCGGCTGCTTATTGTATCGAATGCCAGCGGCGGGCTGAGTCCGGATTTTGCCATTGGCGACCTGATGTTTATCCGCGACCATATCAACCTGATGCCCAATCCCTTACTCGGGCCGAACGACGACAGGCTGGGACCTCGTTTTCCGGACATGAGCGAAAGCTACGACCACAAGGTGTTGCAACTGGCCCACAAAGTGGCACGCAGGGCAGGCATCAGGGTGCACGAGGGGGTTTACGTGGCAGTAACAGGTCCAACCTATGAAACCCCTGCCGAATACAATTTCATCCGGGTGATCGGAGGCGATGCCGTGGGTATGTCAACGGTGCCCGAAGTGATTGTGGCCAGGCAGATGAGCCTGCCGGTGTTTGCAGTATCCGTGATTTCGGACTTAGGGGTGAAAGGCAAGATAGTCGAAATCTCCCACGAAGAAGTAATCGAAGCTGCCAAAGGCGCACAGCCAAAACTCAAAACCATCATTCACGAGCTCCTGAAAGAGTACACCGCCTGA
- a CDS encoding UDP-2,3-diacylglucosamine diphosphatase, with product MHQVRQKTYFVSDFHFGVPDHASSLKRERLLVRWFEQTRDNAAAYYLMGDVFDFWFEYKTVVPKGFVRLLGTIASLTDQGIPVHVFRGNHDIWAFDYLSKEAGVVLHRKPMIVQIGGKNFFLAHGDGLGPGDTGYKLMKKIFENRVNQWLFRWLHPDIGTTMGLYFSRRSRIANIAREQKETGPLVVENEMLYAYCLRKLQSQPEIDYFIFGHRHNPLIHPLNEKSRMVILGDWVNHYTYAEFDGNKLELLYYNDMV from the coding sequence ATGCATCAAGTTCGACAGAAAACATATTTTGTCTCTGATTTTCATTTCGGGGTGCCCGACCATGCCTCGAGCCTGAAGCGCGAACGCTTGCTGGTGCGCTGGTTCGAACAAACCCGCGACAATGCCGCAGCCTATTATCTGATGGGTGATGTGTTCGATTTCTGGTTCGAATACAAAACCGTGGTTCCTAAAGGATTTGTACGTCTGCTGGGGACGATAGCCTCCCTCACCGACCAGGGAATTCCGGTGCACGTTTTCCGTGGCAACCACGACATTTGGGCATTCGATTACCTGTCGAAGGAAGCCGGGGTGGTGCTTCACCGCAAGCCCATGATCGTACAAATCGGCGGAAAAAACTTTTTCCTGGCACATGGCGATGGCCTGGGACCGGGCGATACAGGCTACAAGCTGATGAAAAAAATCTTCGAAAACAGGGTCAACCAGTGGCTGTTCCGCTGGTTGCACCCCGACATCGGCACCACCATGGGCCTGTATTTCTCGCGCAGAAGCAGGATAGCAAACATTGCCCGCGAACAAAAAGAAACCGGGCCACTGGTGGTCGAAAACGAAATGCTGTACGCCTATTGCCTGCGCAAACTGCAATCGCAGCCCGAAATTGACTATTTCATCTTCGGACACCGCCACAATCCGCTGATTCATCCATTGAACGAAAAATCACGCATGGTCATCCTTGGCGACTGGGTGAACCACTACACATACGCAGAATTTGACGGCAATAAGCTGGAACTCCTTTATTATAACGACATGGTTTAG
- a CDS encoding FAD-binding oxidoreductase has translation MNELPVLILGQGMAGSCLALELLGRGLPFHVVDHPTLSMSSKVAAGILNTLIFRYYTLSWRAVDYLDFSKHFYRQFQQKQHCRILHEVPLLRIFGQDEQAMWEKKASTSPFDHFMQKEPIASLAGAELPFGAGVVQAAAWLDTAAFVAKVRELLSARGLISEFRWSHNQIESRDGVYMFLEKAYSKVVFCEGYRAVDNPWLTFIPFRPVKGDVLLVRIPGFRTEYILNKNFFLVPLGDEMFRLGSTYVWEFTDEVPRPEMAEKLLQQLRTVISQPVEVVQHTAGVRPAMADRRPVVGALPAVGNMFVFNGLGSRGGLLAPPLARYLAELMEGKSGIDAEVDPARFPFRPV, from the coding sequence ATGAATGAACTCCCGGTGCTGATCCTGGGCCAGGGAATGGCCGGAAGCTGCCTGGCACTGGAGTTGCTTGGCCGTGGGTTACCGTTTCATGTGGTGGATCATCCCACGCTTAGTATGTCATCAAAGGTGGCTGCAGGAATTCTTAATACATTGATATTCAGATATTACACCCTGAGCTGGCGGGCAGTGGATTACCTCGACTTCAGCAAACATTTCTACCGGCAGTTTCAGCAAAAGCAGCATTGTCGCATCCTGCACGAGGTGCCCCTGCTCCGGATTTTTGGGCAAGACGAGCAGGCCATGTGGGAAAAAAAGGCCTCAACCTCACCCTTTGACCATTTCATGCAAAAAGAGCCTATCGCATCTTTGGCCGGAGCGGAGCTGCCATTTGGAGCTGGGGTGGTGCAGGCCGCTGCATGGCTCGACACGGCAGCGTTTGTGGCAAAAGTGCGTGAGTTGTTGTCGGCCAGAGGACTGATATCTGAGTTCCGCTGGAGTCACAATCAAATTGAGTCCAGGGATGGCGTTTATATGTTTCTTGAAAAAGCCTACAGCAAAGTTGTCTTTTGCGAGGGTTACCGTGCGGTTGACAATCCCTGGTTGACTTTTATCCCCTTCCGGCCGGTGAAAGGCGATGTGCTCCTCGTTCGAATCCCCGGTTTCAGAACAGAATACATACTGAATAAAAATTTCTTTCTGGTGCCATTGGGCGACGAAATGTTCAGGCTGGGTTCCACCTATGTGTGGGAGTTTACTGACGAGGTGCCCCGTCCGGAAATGGCAGAGAAGTTGTTGCAACAACTCAGGACAGTGATCAGTCAACCGGTCGAAGTAGTGCAGCATACTGCTGGTGTGCGACCGGCCATGGCCGACAGAAGACCCGTTGTAGGCGCTTTGCCGGCAGTAGGTAATATGTTTGTTTTCAATGGTTTAGGTTCCCGTGGGGGGTTGCTTGCCCCGCCTCTGGCCCGTTATCTTGCTGAGCTTATGGAAGGTAAATCCGGCATAGATGCAGAAGTTGACCCTGCACGTTTCCCTTTTAGGCCGGTCTAA